In Idiomarina sp. PL1-037, a single genomic region encodes these proteins:
- a CDS encoding alpha/beta fold hydrolase: MRYQQQNPEGAFRIVFLHGSGGGPDTAFMNFFAEHGIALGAEVVRPDFPYWEKVRETGKPRPPNKMQALVDAIDELLSELQQDNKPLVLMGKSLGSRVMLRLADKYGAKAVIALGFPFHPPQKPEKSRLEELKMTQAPGLILQGTRDPFSKPLLKRAEQGQGVELPHNWQLQWLEGADHGFAATKAKAVNTPKLWQQAADAIKEFIQ; encoded by the coding sequence ATGCGTTATCAACAACAGAACCCGGAAGGAGCGTTCCGCATCGTGTTTTTGCACGGCTCAGGAGGCGGTCCCGACACAGCTTTTATGAATTTCTTTGCAGAGCATGGCATAGCGCTTGGTGCGGAGGTTGTGCGCCCGGACTTTCCTTATTGGGAAAAGGTTCGTGAAACCGGTAAGCCACGTCCGCCGAATAAAATGCAGGCATTGGTCGATGCGATTGATGAACTGCTGAGCGAGTTACAGCAAGATAATAAACCGTTAGTTTTGATGGGCAAGTCGTTAGGAAGCCGGGTAATGTTGCGCTTAGCCGATAAATACGGCGCGAAAGCAGTCATTGCTTTGGGCTTTCCGTTCCACCCACCGCAAAAACCTGAGAAGTCACGCCTTGAAGAATTAAAGATGACGCAGGCGCCCGGCCTTATTTTGCAGGGAACGCGCGACCCGTTCAGTAAGCCGCTTTTAAAAAGAGCCGAGCAGGGGCAAGGCGTGGAGCTGCCGCATAACTGGCAGTTACAATGGCTAGAGGGTGCCGATCACGGATTTGCCGCCACAAAAGCCAAGGCGGTGAATACACCTAAGCTTTGGCAGCAGGCAGCAGATGCCATTAAGGAGTTTATTCAATGA
- a CDS encoding sensor domain-containing diguanylate cyclase — protein sequence MALPETPQEQVQHLSKKLRQSIQSRKQIEDDYLRDSQRYSNFVNDLCLALNGVDSELDGLLHKLRGHLQQNASAAVIEPIMQQVGEVISQHTVRMQTLLKKTNESIHLALQSIKPRDSSGRSQLQKIANEFEQPTMTVSHYLPLVNQLLTLSYQQQGTQTETQVTQYQSQLLDLLSEVEFLGSAADTLQQVRVALQKPQTSETLLAITLKVMRLVFNNINDERRSAQLFLQQLNASLESVQSVLGKTINHSADFADQRLHLNQQLKSGVSEIKACVTDAYELNDLKESVGLQLHRLGETLNRHLKLHDEERQSFHSNTQAMEQKLRETEEQVLHYKQELAKQKFRSLQDNLTKLPNRSAFDERLNLEFQRWKNGETPLSIAIIDVDHFKNINDSFGHIAGDKTLQVIAGTLSKSLRESAFVCRYGGEEFAIIFCSDGQSACQHIENTREKVANIPFRFKTDDIRITISAGIAEFKYNEDIPLAVFERADKALYEAKNSGRNKVITAK from the coding sequence TTGGCATTACCAGAAACACCACAAGAGCAGGTTCAGCACCTTAGCAAGAAACTGCGACAGAGCATCCAGTCGCGTAAGCAGATAGAAGACGATTATCTGCGCGACTCGCAACGTTACTCAAACTTTGTGAACGATCTTTGTCTGGCATTAAATGGTGTTGATAGTGAGTTAGACGGTTTACTGCATAAATTACGAGGTCATCTGCAGCAAAATGCGTCCGCTGCGGTTATAGAGCCCATAATGCAACAAGTGGGTGAGGTGATTTCTCAGCATACTGTTCGTATGCAAACGCTGCTAAAAAAAACCAACGAAAGTATTCACCTGGCATTACAGTCTATTAAGCCACGCGATAGCAGTGGCAGAAGCCAACTACAAAAAATAGCAAATGAATTCGAGCAACCAACAATGACGGTTTCTCATTATTTGCCATTAGTAAACCAATTGCTGACACTTTCCTACCAGCAGCAAGGTACTCAGACAGAAACGCAAGTAACCCAATATCAAAGTCAATTGCTTGATTTACTAAGTGAGGTCGAGTTTCTTGGAAGCGCCGCTGATACTTTGCAGCAAGTAAGGGTAGCTTTACAAAAGCCGCAAACCAGCGAAACCTTGTTAGCTATCACATTAAAAGTTATGCGGCTGGTATTTAACAATATTAACGATGAACGCCGCTCAGCACAGCTGTTCCTGCAACAATTAAATGCTTCATTAGAATCTGTCCAGAGTGTATTAGGTAAAACCATAAATCACTCTGCTGACTTTGCTGACCAACGACTGCATCTGAACCAACAACTAAAAAGTGGCGTTTCCGAGATAAAAGCTTGCGTCACTGACGCGTATGAATTGAACGATTTAAAAGAGTCGGTCGGCTTGCAGTTGCACCGTTTAGGTGAAACTTTGAATCGACACCTCAAGTTACATGACGAAGAGCGTCAAAGTTTCCATAGCAACACGCAAGCCATGGAGCAGAAACTCCGTGAAACCGAAGAACAGGTTTTACATTACAAGCAGGAGCTGGCTAAACAAAAGTTCCGCAGCTTACAGGACAATCTGACCAAGTTGCCGAACCGCTCTGCTTTTGATGAGCGTTTAAACCTGGAATTCCAACGCTGGAAAAACGGTGAAACGCCACTCAGCATAGCCATTATCGACGTTGATCATTTTAAGAATATTAACGATAGCTTTGGCCATATTGCCGGCGACAAGACCTTACAAGTTATCGCAGGTACTCTCAGCAAATCGCTACGAGAATCAGCCTTTGTTTGTCGCTATGGTGGCGAAGAGTTTGCTATCATATTCTGTTCTGACGGACAAAGTGCCTGTCAACATATAGAGAATACTCGGGAGAAAGTGGCTAATATCCCGTTTAGATTTAAAACCGACGATATACGCATTACTATTTCCGCAGGAATAGCTGAATTTAAGTACAATGAAGATATACCACTGGCGGTTTTTGAAAGAGCCGATAAGGCGCTCTATGAAGCAAAAAACAGCGGGCGCAACAAAGTCATCACAGCAAAATAA
- a CDS encoding isocitrate dehydrogenase codes for MSRTITVIPGDGIGPDIVESATAILDKAGCDFEYEYVDAGLTALEKTGELLPQDTLDAIERNGVTLKGPLTTPVGEGFTSINVSLRKHFSLYANVRPVLSFTGTQARYENIDIITIRENTEGMYSGLGQKVSEDGNEAEAVSKITREGAERIVRFAYETARREGRKKVTAVHKANILKSTSGLFLKVAREIADEYPDIESTEMIVDAACMRLVMNPEEFDVIVTTNLFGDILSDLCAGLVGGLGMAPGANIGKDCAIFEAVHGSAPDIAGKNLANPTSVILASIQMLEYLGMQEQAEKITKALEDVISSGDRTTRDLGGSHGTTDFTQAVIERL; via the coding sequence ATGAGTAGAACTATCACAGTAATTCCAGGTGACGGCATCGGTCCGGATATTGTCGAGTCCGCAACAGCCATTCTTGATAAAGCAGGTTGTGACTTTGAATATGAATACGTCGACGCTGGTTTAACTGCTTTGGAAAAAACCGGAGAGTTACTGCCACAGGACACTCTTGATGCGATTGAGCGTAACGGTGTTACCTTAAAAGGTCCGCTAACCACTCCGGTTGGTGAAGGCTTTACCTCTATTAATGTCAGCCTCCGCAAACATTTTTCATTATACGCTAACGTGCGCCCTGTTTTGTCTTTTACCGGCACACAAGCGCGCTACGAAAACATTGATATTATTACCATTCGTGAAAATACCGAAGGTATGTACTCCGGCTTAGGCCAAAAAGTATCTGAAGACGGTAACGAAGCCGAAGCAGTAAGCAAAATCACTCGTGAAGGCGCTGAGCGCATTGTTCGTTTTGCCTATGAAACCGCACGTCGCGAAGGCCGTAAGAAAGTCACCGCGGTGCATAAAGCCAACATTCTGAAATCCACTTCCGGATTATTCCTGAAAGTAGCGCGTGAAATTGCGGACGAGTATCCGGACATTGAGTCAACAGAAATGATTGTTGATGCGGCCTGCATGCGCTTAGTTATGAACCCGGAAGAGTTTGACGTTATTGTTACCACCAACCTGTTTGGCGATATTCTGTCAGACCTGTGCGCAGGTTTGGTCGGCGGCTTAGGTATGGCACCCGGCGCTAACATTGGTAAAGACTGTGCCATTTTCGAAGCTGTACACGGCTCAGCCCCGGATATTGCCGGTAAGAACCTGGCAAACCCAACCTCAGTTATCTTAGCGTCAATTCAAATGCTCGAATACTTAGGCATGCAAGAGCAAGCCGAAAAAATCACCAAAGCATTAGAAGATGTGATTTCCAGTGGCGACCGTACCACTCGTGATTTGGGCGGCTCGCACGGTACCACTGATTTTACTCAGGCAGTTATTGAGCGTCTTTAA
- the ppnN gene encoding nucleotide 5'-monophosphate nucleosidase PpnN has product MRASISPRGSMSLLSQLEIERLKQSSNSQLYKLFRNCCLAVLNAGSNTDSSAEIYDKYEDFAVNIIRKERGIKIELIEPPAEAFVDGELIVGIRELLESVLRDILFTGERYSEEELKDADSATLTHVVFDILRNARTIQAMQEPDMVVCWGGHSINEAEYKYTKEVGYQLGLRGLNICTGCGPGAMKGPMKGATIGHAKQRISGGRYLGLTEPGIIAAEPPNPIVNELVILPDIEKRLEAFVRCAHGIVIFPGGAGTAEELLYLLGILMHPKNQQQSLPVILTGPEASKDYFDALDTFIVETLGEEARGFYRIIIADPSGVAQHMHAGMAAVKQYRRDSGDAYYFNWTLFIDENFQRPFYPTHENVASLNLHPEQPKEELAADLRRAFSAIVAGNVKDGGIRQIREKGVFTIHGEKELMKRLDVLLRAFVEQGRMKLPGSVYHPCYKVVTD; this is encoded by the coding sequence ATGAGAGCAAGTATTTCTCCAAGAGGCAGCATGTCTCTTTTGTCACAACTGGAAATAGAACGTTTAAAGCAATCCTCAAACAGCCAACTCTATAAATTATTTCGCAATTGCTGTCTCGCGGTTTTAAATGCCGGAAGCAATACCGATAGCAGCGCTGAAATTTACGATAAATATGAAGACTTCGCCGTTAATATTATCCGCAAAGAGCGCGGTATAAAAATTGAATTGATTGAGCCGCCGGCTGAAGCTTTTGTTGATGGCGAACTGATTGTCGGCATTCGCGAATTACTGGAATCCGTATTGCGCGACATTCTCTTTACCGGAGAACGTTACTCAGAAGAAGAACTGAAAGACGCTGACAGTGCCACCCTAACCCACGTGGTGTTCGACATTTTACGCAACGCCCGTACTATTCAGGCCATGCAAGAGCCCGATATGGTGGTTTGCTGGGGCGGTCACTCAATTAACGAAGCTGAGTACAAATACACTAAAGAAGTGGGTTATCAGTTGGGCTTGCGTGGCTTAAATATCTGTACCGGATGTGGCCCGGGTGCAATGAAAGGCCCTATGAAAGGCGCGACTATTGGTCATGCTAAACAGCGTATTAGTGGTGGTCGCTACTTAGGTCTTACTGAGCCTGGCATTATTGCTGCCGAGCCACCTAACCCTATTGTTAACGAACTGGTTATTTTGCCCGATATTGAAAAACGCCTGGAAGCTTTCGTTCGCTGTGCGCACGGTATTGTTATTTTCCCAGGTGGCGCTGGTACCGCTGAAGAGCTGTTGTATCTTCTTGGCATACTGATGCACCCGAAAAACCAACAACAAAGCTTACCGGTTATATTGACAGGCCCTGAGGCGTCTAAAGATTACTTTGATGCGCTGGACACCTTTATTGTTGAAACTCTGGGTGAAGAGGCTCGAGGCTTTTACCGTATTATTATTGCTGACCCCTCAGGTGTTGCACAGCACATGCACGCCGGCATGGCCGCAGTAAAACAATACCGCCGTGATTCTGGTGACGCTTACTACTTTAACTGGACCTTATTTATTGATGAAAACTTCCAGCGGCCGTTCTACCCGACTCACGAAAATGTTGCGTCACTGAACCTGCACCCGGAACAGCCTAAAGAAGAGCTAGCAGCCGACTTACGACGTGCGTTTTCAGCTATTGTAGCCGGGAACGTGAAAGATGGTGGCATTCGTCAAATTCGGGAAAAAGGCGTATTTACCATTCACGGTGAAAAGGAGTTAATGAAACGACTGGACGTATTGTTAAGAGCATTCGTCGAACAAGGACGTATGAAATTGCCAGGTTCGGTGTATCATCCTTGTTATAAGGTTGTTACTGACTGA
- the rlmM gene encoding 23S rRNA (cytidine(2498)-2'-O)-methyltransferase RlmM, which produces MSEIVNGRGSGIVLLCRAGFEGDCAAEIQDKTAELGVYGYCQTQPEQAYVTYHCQHEEAEHIARKLTLKDLVFAREMFALLGPVKVAGIEDRASEVIKVLKPHQETFGLAGELRVETPDTNEANQLSKFCRKFSVPLRQALRKEELLSNKPLAKRPMLHVLFVNAAHALVGYSYSYNQTVHDGGIVRLRMPKEAPSRSTLKLDEAFQVFVPENEHEKRVHSGMKAVDLGAAPGGWTYQLVRRGMMVQAVDNGPMAESLMETGQVKHIQEDGFKFRPKRKNVTWLVCDMVEKPARVGELMTSWLLDGDCEEAIFNLKLPMRQRYAAVKGYLDQIKEQLQTEGTKPFEIQAKHLYHDREEITVHLRWLPRS; this is translated from the coding sequence ATGAGTGAGATTGTTAACGGCAGAGGTAGTGGCATTGTATTGCTGTGTCGTGCGGGGTTCGAAGGTGATTGCGCGGCCGAAATTCAGGATAAAACCGCGGAACTGGGTGTTTATGGTTATTGCCAGACACAACCCGAACAAGCTTACGTTACCTACCATTGTCAGCACGAAGAAGCAGAGCATATTGCCCGTAAACTGACGCTGAAAGACCTGGTCTTTGCGCGCGAAATGTTTGCCTTGCTGGGGCCGGTTAAAGTGGCCGGTATTGAAGACCGTGCCAGCGAAGTCATAAAGGTACTAAAACCTCACCAGGAAACTTTTGGTTTAGCCGGTGAGTTACGGGTGGAAACCCCAGATACTAACGAAGCTAACCAGCTATCCAAATTTTGCCGAAAATTCAGCGTGCCGCTGCGTCAGGCATTACGCAAAGAAGAGCTTTTAAGTAATAAACCGTTAGCCAAACGACCGATGCTTCACGTGTTATTTGTCAATGCGGCACATGCTTTGGTGGGGTATTCGTACAGCTATAACCAGACAGTGCACGATGGTGGCATTGTGCGTTTGCGCATGCCAAAAGAGGCACCAAGCCGTTCAACGTTAAAACTGGATGAAGCCTTTCAGGTATTTGTGCCTGAAAACGAACATGAAAAACGTGTTCATTCGGGCATGAAGGCGGTAGATCTTGGTGCAGCGCCGGGAGGCTGGACTTATCAGTTGGTACGCCGCGGTATGATGGTACAGGCTGTGGACAACGGACCAATGGCAGAATCTTTAATGGAAACCGGTCAGGTAAAGCACATTCAGGAAGACGGCTTTAAATTTCGCCCGAAACGCAAAAATGTTACCTGGTTGGTGTGCGATATGGTTGAAAAACCCGCACGTGTCGGCGAGCTGATGACCAGTTGGTTACTAGACGGTGATTGTGAAGAAGCCATCTTTAACCTTAAGTTACCAATGCGTCAGCGCTACGCCGCAGTTAAAGGCTACCTGGATCAGATTAAAGAACAGCTACAAACCGAGGGGACTAAGCCGTTTGAAATTCAGGCCAAGCACCTTTACCACGACCGTGAAGAAATTACTGTACACTTGCGCTGGTTGCCCCGCAGCTAG
- a CDS encoding transcriptional regulator GcvA gives MRKLPPLNALKSFEVAARHLSFTKAAEELFVTQAAVSHQVKALEDFLELKLFIRRNRSLLLTEEGQEYYLELRDIFEQLAQATDKLRLVSERGALTVSVPPSFAILWFVPRLSSFREEHPDMDIRIKAVDEISGSLTDDVDVAIYYGDGRWPGVKAYQLHEEYLWPVCSPLLLNKANIKEPIDLFKQTLLHDETRNAWKDWFQLVGLPQYKGDNGPVFSHSSLALQAAVHGQGIALANNVLVKSEIDSGHLVRIFPQALQRNKAFYLVCRDNQAEIGKIATFRQWLLNLVQKEEQEFNQ, from the coding sequence ATGCGGAAATTACCTCCCTTAAACGCGCTAAAATCATTTGAAGTGGCAGCGCGTCATCTCAGTTTTACCAAAGCAGCCGAAGAGTTATTTGTGACTCAGGCGGCCGTCAGTCATCAGGTAAAAGCGTTAGAAGACTTCCTTGAGCTTAAGCTTTTTATCCGGCGTAACCGCTCGCTGTTGCTGACCGAAGAAGGGCAGGAATACTACTTAGAGTTACGCGATATTTTTGAGCAACTGGCACAGGCGACCGATAAACTTCGATTAGTGTCCGAACGCGGCGCATTGACCGTGTCGGTTCCGCCCAGTTTCGCTATTTTATGGTTTGTTCCACGGCTCAGCAGTTTTCGCGAAGAACACCCAGATATGGACATACGCATTAAAGCGGTGGATGAGATTAGCGGCTCTTTGACGGACGATGTAGACGTTGCTATTTACTATGGTGATGGTCGCTGGCCCGGCGTAAAAGCTTACCAGCTGCATGAAGAATACTTATGGCCTGTCTGTTCGCCGTTGTTATTGAACAAAGCGAATATCAAAGAGCCGATAGATTTATTCAAACAAACCTTGCTGCACGACGAAACGCGTAACGCCTGGAAGGACTGGTTCCAGCTGGTGGGGTTACCTCAGTATAAAGGCGATAACGGACCGGTATTCAGTCATTCCAGCCTGGCTTTGCAGGCTGCAGTCCACGGGCAGGGCATTGCATTAGCCAATAACGTGCTGGTGAAGTCCGAAATTGACAGTGGCCACCTGGTTCGTATTTTTCCTCAGGCACTGCAGCGGAATAAAGCGTTTTATCTGGTTTGTCGTGACAATCAGGCGGAGATAGGTAAAATCGCGACCTTCCGTCAGTGGCTGCTAAACTTGGTTCAAAAAGAAGAGCAAGAGTTTAACCAATAA
- the mmsB gene encoding 3-hydroxyisobutyrate dehydrogenase — protein MATVGFIGLGNMGGPMASNLAKAGHKVKAFDLSEEALKAIVADGAQAAKTAAEAIEGAEFVVSMLPADRHVKGVYLGDDGLINKLNKDQLVIDCSTISSETAMYVGEHLEKAGIAFIDAPVSGGVGGAKAGTLTFICGGTETNVDRARSVLNDMGKNVFRAGDVGAGQIAKICNNMLLSVLMVGTSEALQLGKANGLDPKVLSEIMLASSGSNWTLQVYNPCPGVMDNVPSSNDYQGGFLVDLMAKDLGLAQQTALESGAATPIGSLTRNLYHSWSEQGHGRQDFSSIFNYVAPKSQK, from the coding sequence ATGGCAACCGTAGGATTTATTGGACTGGGTAACATGGGTGGCCCAATGGCCAGCAACCTGGCAAAAGCCGGCCACAAGGTTAAGGCTTTTGACTTATCGGAAGAAGCACTTAAAGCGATAGTTGCTGACGGTGCACAGGCGGCGAAAACAGCAGCTGAAGCCATCGAAGGAGCCGAGTTTGTAGTGTCTATGCTGCCTGCAGACCGTCACGTAAAAGGCGTTTATCTCGGTGACGATGGCCTAATCAACAAGCTGAATAAAGATCAGTTGGTTATTGACTGCAGTACCATTTCTTCTGAAACCGCTATGTATGTGGGTGAACATTTAGAGAAAGCTGGTATTGCCTTTATCGACGCCCCGGTTTCCGGTGGTGTTGGTGGCGCGAAAGCTGGTACTTTAACCTTTATTTGCGGCGGCACAGAAACTAACGTTGACCGGGCTCGTAGCGTGCTTAACGACATGGGCAAAAATGTTTTCCGCGCCGGAGATGTCGGTGCCGGACAGATTGCAAAAATCTGTAATAACATGTTGTTGTCAGTATTAATGGTAGGTACCTCTGAAGCTTTGCAATTGGGTAAGGCAAACGGGCTGGACCCAAAAGTTTTATCGGAAATTATGCTAGCAAGCTCAGGTAGCAATTGGACATTACAGGTATATAATCCGTGCCCTGGGGTAATGGATAACGTGCCTTCAAGCAATGACTATCAGGGCGGCTTTTTGGTTGACTTAATGGCTAAAGATTTAGGCCTTGCGCAACAAACCGCATTAGAAAGCGGTGCCGCAACGCCTATTGGGTCACTGACTCGCAACCTTTACCATAGCTGGTCTGAGCAAGGCCATGGTCGCCAGGACTTTTCCAGTATTTTTAATTATGTGGCACCTAAGTCACAGAAGTAA
- a CDS encoding DUF423 domain-containing protein has protein sequence MSQVFLIVAAILGSTGVMLGAFASHGLKSKLSESLLSAFETGVTYQFYHALALFALALWLKQSPSVWFVASGYLWLAGVVLFSGSLYALALTGVKWFGPITPIGGVLFIAGWVCLLVGAMKLGAGS, from the coding sequence ATGAGTCAGGTATTTTTAATTGTGGCCGCCATTTTAGGCAGTACCGGCGTTATGTTGGGCGCTTTTGCTTCGCACGGTTTAAAATCGAAATTAAGTGAGAGTTTGCTGAGCGCTTTTGAGACCGGAGTCACCTATCAGTTTTATCATGCGTTGGCACTGTTTGCTTTAGCGCTTTGGTTAAAGCAGTCACCGTCGGTTTGGTTTGTTGCCAGCGGCTATTTGTGGCTGGCTGGCGTGGTTTTATTTTCCGGTAGTTTGTATGCCTTAGCACTTACCGGTGTTAAATGGTTTGGACCTATAACGCCTATTGGCGGAGTATTATTTATTGCTGGCTGGGTCTGTTTATTAGTTGGCGCAATGAAGTTAGGAGCAGGTAGTTAA
- a CDS encoding enoyl-CoA hydratase/isomerase family protein, whose translation MQDVVLFEELNAGDKVIGVATLNSEKSLNALSLAMAEKLLPQLEKWAEDDKVACVWLQGAGEKAFCAGGDIVAMYKAMQAEPGKLVEEVENFFTKEYQLDYFIQTFPKPLICWGDGIVMGGGMGLMNGASHRIVTERSLLAMPEVTIGLYPDVGATSFLNRMPQGCGLFLGITGATMNANDALYLNLADHFVGHESKESILNKLKEVQWGNTEALNKQKVTDLLSDEASNDPTALPTPQVEPHQKLITELTTGNDIGEIVERIVNDETDDKWLARARKNLANGCPFTSHLVWNQLQQGSDLSLADCFRLELTLSCNCAVRGDFAEGIRALLIDKDKNPQWQHNSVAEVPAEEVDAFFLPPWGERTHPLADLDK comes from the coding sequence ATGCAAGACGTTGTACTTTTTGAAGAACTGAACGCCGGTGACAAAGTCATCGGCGTTGCTACGTTAAATTCCGAGAAATCGCTGAATGCTCTGAGCCTGGCGATGGCTGAAAAGCTCTTACCGCAGCTGGAAAAATGGGCAGAAGACGACAAAGTCGCCTGTGTCTGGTTGCAGGGGGCTGGTGAAAAAGCTTTCTGTGCCGGTGGTGACATTGTCGCCATGTATAAAGCCATGCAAGCGGAGCCGGGCAAATTAGTAGAGGAAGTCGAAAACTTCTTCACGAAGGAATATCAACTGGACTACTTTATTCAGACCTTCCCCAAACCTCTTATTTGCTGGGGTGACGGCATTGTGATGGGCGGCGGTATGGGGCTGATGAATGGCGCCAGTCATCGTATCGTGACCGAACGTTCGTTACTGGCTATGCCGGAAGTGACTATTGGCTTGTACCCAGATGTTGGTGCGACCTCCTTCCTTAATCGTATGCCACAAGGTTGCGGTTTGTTCTTAGGCATTACCGGCGCGACGATGAATGCGAACGATGCACTGTATCTGAACCTGGCCGATCACTTTGTTGGGCATGAAAGCAAAGAAAGCATTCTGAATAAACTGAAAGAAGTTCAGTGGGGCAATACTGAGGCATTGAACAAACAAAAGGTGACGGACTTACTAAGTGACGAGGCAAGTAATGACCCAACAGCGTTACCCACGCCTCAGGTAGAACCGCATCAGAAGCTAATAACAGAGCTTACAACGGGCAACGACATTGGTGAAATTGTTGAACGTATTGTCAATGATGAAACGGATGATAAATGGCTGGCGCGGGCGCGTAAGAATCTGGCCAATGGTTGTCCTTTTACATCGCACCTGGTCTGGAACCAGTTGCAGCAAGGCTCTGATTTGTCGTTGGCTGATTGTTTCCGTTTAGAGCTAACCTTGTCCTGTAACTGTGCGGTTCGTGGCGATTTTGCGGAAGGTATTCGGGCACTGCTGATTGATAAAGATAAGAATCCACAATGGCAGCATAACTCGGTAGCCGAAGTACCAGCGGAAGAAGTTGATGCATTCTTTTTACCGCCTTGGGGCGAGCGAACGCATCCATTAGCCGATCTTGATAAATAG
- a CDS encoding DUF3192 domain-containing protein, which translates to MKNKVFVILAIGAVSYLAIVGAVLMLYQADPADLQWQERETYNARQIGQLDLGMSKDSVIRILGSPDINEAKASSEGDMQVLFYRTHHVTSDGITTKDECTPLVFRDNKLIAWGNDSYRDYQNYQRRE; encoded by the coding sequence ATGAAAAATAAAGTCTTTGTCATACTCGCCATTGGCGCTGTTTCTTATCTAGCCATAGTAGGAGCAGTGCTGATGCTTTATCAGGCTGATCCTGCTGATTTACAGTGGCAGGAACGAGAGACCTATAACGCCAGACAAATTGGCCAGTTGGATCTCGGTATGTCCAAAGACAGTGTTATTCGTATTTTAGGCTCACCCGATATCAACGAAGCAAAAGCCTCATCTGAAGGTGACATGCAAGTTCTGTTTTATCGAACTCATCACGTGACTTCTGACGGAATAACGACTAAAGATGAATGTACCCCTTTGGTTTTTCGCGATAATAAGCTTATCGCCTGGGGCAACGACTCTTATCGTGACTATCAGAATTATCAGAGGCGAGAATGA
- a CDS encoding SDR family oxidoreductase, translating to MQIKDSVIVITGGAQGLGLAMAEDFARQGAKLALIDINGDVLGEAQEQCEKLGAAKVVGYEVDITDEESVETVFEQIQQEFDGIDVLVNNAGLLRDGLLIKFKDGELKQKMPLQQFQSVLDVNLTGTFLCGREAAAQMVKAGKKGVIINISSVARAGNMGQTNYSATKAGVVAMTVTWARELGRYGIRCGAIAPGFIETPMTAQMKPEAVDRALSMVPLKRWGQPNEIAHSARYIIENDFFSGRVVEIDGGVRL from the coding sequence ATGCAAATTAAAGACAGTGTCATTGTTATTACCGGTGGTGCTCAGGGGCTGGGCCTCGCAATGGCTGAAGATTTCGCCCGGCAAGGTGCCAAACTTGCGCTTATCGATATTAACGGCGACGTATTAGGTGAAGCTCAGGAACAATGCGAAAAGCTGGGCGCAGCCAAAGTGGTTGGTTATGAAGTTGATATTACCGATGAAGAGTCGGTAGAAACCGTATTTGAGCAAATTCAGCAAGAATTTGATGGCATCGATGTGCTAGTGAACAACGCAGGCTTACTGCGCGATGGCTTGCTGATCAAATTCAAAGACGGCGAACTGAAACAGAAAATGCCATTACAGCAGTTTCAGTCGGTACTGGATGTGAACCTCACCGGTACCTTCTTATGCGGACGTGAAGCCGCAGCGCAGATGGTAAAAGCTGGTAAGAAAGGCGTTATCATCAATATTTCCAGTGTCGCGCGAGCCGGCAACATGGGGCAGACTAACTACTCCGCAACGAAAGCCGGTGTGGTTGCTATGACAGTCACCTGGGCTCGTGAACTGGGTCGTTACGGCATTCGCTGTGGTGCCATTGCGCCTGGCTTTATTGAAACGCCAATGACGGCACAGATGAAACCTGAAGCGGTTGATCGCGCGTTGTCTATGGTGCCGCTAAAACGCTGGGGCCAGCCCAATGAAATTGCCCACAGTGCTCGCTACATTATTGAAAATGACTTCTTTAGCGGCCGTGTGGTCGAAATTGACGGCGGCGTTCGTCTGTAA